The following coding sequences lie in one Fusarium poae strain DAOMC 252244 chromosome 1, whole genome shotgun sequence genomic window:
- a CDS encoding hypothetical protein (BUSCO:55591at5125) translates to MPTPESEQFKAQKPTVAPTFNGVDYDDTKAFKAAEDALIREQWVGAMMTRLVGEELNKCYVREGVNHLENCGHLRERYLQLLKTNKIKGTKFLQQNYVDQKEQDLDLAAKVHTSDKIAKMNHGRFSS, encoded by the exons ATGCCTACTCCCGAGTCCGAGCAATTCAAGGCCCAGAAGCCTACCGTCGCTCCCACCTTTAACGGTGTCGACTACGATGATACAAAGGCCTTCAAGGCTGCTGAGGATGCCCTCATCAGGGAACAATGGGTCGGCGCCATGATGACCCGACTTGTTGGTGAGGAGCTGAACAAGTGCTACGTTCGTGAGGGTGTCAACCACCTCGAGAACTGCGGCCACCTCCGAG AGCGATATCTCCAATTGCTCAAGACAAACAAGATCAAGGGCACCAAGTTCTTGCAACAAAACTATGTCGACCAGAAGGAACAAGATCTTGACCTGGCGGCCAAGGTTCACACAAGCGACAAGATCGCCAAGATGAACCATGGTCGATTCTCTTCGTAA